A stretch of DNA from Myxococcota bacterium:
GAAGCTCTGGTATTCGACACGCCTTCCATATCAGCACGGGCTTGCGACAATGGCCCGCCTAATGGGCGTTTTAGAATCCCTTTTTCAATGAGAAACACTTTTTCGGCTGGCGTACCTTCATCATCAAAGGCATAGCTTGCAATCTCGCCGGCTCTGGCCGGATCAAAAGTAACGTTCAAGTGCTCAGAGCCATATTGATAGTTGCCAAACATATTTTGAGTGACAAAGCTGGTGCCCGCATAGTTACGCTCATCGCCCAAGATTCTATCGAGCTCTAAAGGATGGCCAATTGACTCATGGATTTGCAGCATCATTTGGTCAGGTGCCAAAAGTAAGTCTAGCTCACCGGATGGGCAATTATCGGCTAAAACCAACTCAACGGCTTCCTGGCCAATGCGAACAGCTGATTCTTTAAAGTTAATCTGGTCCAAGAGCTCAAAGCCAGCCTGGCGCCCAACCCCATGTCCAGCCAAAGTACGCGTTTGAGTTTGGCCCGCTTCATGAGCTGTAGCCGTCAGGTTTGGAATAAAAATCTCAAAATCCTGTTGAATGCGCGCACCTTCGGAGTTGCAATAGAACTCTTTAGACTGCGTGTGAGAAAATGACGCCGTCCAATCCACAATTCTGTCATCGCTTTTCAAAAGCGCAGCGGCTTCTTTCAGTCGATCAATGCGGTCGCTCAAAGAAAACTTGAGGTAGGATTTTTTAACATGACTTTTATAGCGGCCACTCAAAGTCGATTTGGGAAACAATTTAGCATCAAAGAGGGCTTGGCGCGCAGACTGTCTTGCCCAAGCGGCAGCGCGCTCAAAAGCATCTGCTAAGCCAGCTTTGGAAGAATCAGGGCTCGCCGCATAACCCACGCCGCCATCTTGCACCACCGTCACATAAATGCCTATGTCGACACACTGGTAAGGTGGTTCTAAAACGTCTTGGCGCACCTTAAGATGTTCGGAGCGTGCTTCGACGTGTCTCAGTGACCAAAAATCAAATTGTGGATTTAATGTATTTACTCGTTCCAACAGACTAGATCCGGGCATTATAAGTCTCCTTTAAGGGAATGCATTGCCAACACTAACTCGTTGTTGATAAAATATGAAGCCCCCATCTGAACAAGAACGGCTTGAACAGCGGTTCGTCACGCGGGCACGGGCGCTGACGCTCGTGCGGGCGGCGCTGTTAACTGGTACTCAAATATATTTTCCCAACGCCGTTTTTGCTGCCCTGATACTTGCCGGCATCGCTTTATCTCACCAGTTTGCGCCAAATAAAAAATGGGGGCCCATTTTAGTATTCAGTACATTAAGCTGCGATTTAATCTGGCTCATCAATGTCATTTCACATACGGGCAATTTCGCCAGTCCCTTAATCGCCATCCTGCCGGCCGTAACGCTCCTATTTGCGATGATTTTTCATCAACCATTGACGATGCTTCCGCCGCTGTTAATTCTGCCGATTTTAACAGCGCTACACCCGGATGTATCGCTGCAGGCTTTGGCCCTCTACAGCTTGCTAAACGGCTGCACGATCTACCTCACCAACAAGATT
This window harbors:
- a CDS encoding TldD/PmbA family protein produces the protein MPGSSLLERVNTLNPQFDFWSLRHVEARSEHLKVRQDVLEPPYQCVDIGIYVTVVQDGGVGYAASPDSSKAGLADAFERAAAWARQSARQALFDAKLFPKSTLSGRYKSHVKKSYLKFSLSDRIDRLKEAAALLKSDDRIVDWTASFSHTQSKEFYCNSEGARIQQDFEIFIPNLTATAHEAGQTQTRTLAGHGVGRQAGFELLDQINFKESAVRIGQEAVELVLADNCPSGELDLLLAPDQMMLQIHESIGHPLELDRILGDERNYAGTSFVTQNMFGNYQYGSEHLNVTFDPARAGEIASYAFDDEGTPAEKVFLIEKGILKRPLGGPLSQARADMEGVSNTRASSWNRPPIDRMANLNLEAGSHSMEDMISSVERGVFMESNISWSIDDSRNKFQFGCERGQLIENGRLTKVVRNPNYRGISATFWRNLAKVGNESTVGVYGTPNCGKGEPNQVIRVGHASPACLFNQVDVFGGHQ